The Longimicrobium sp. sequence TCGTACGACCCCGGCTGGTCGGCGCGGAACACGCAGCGCGACGGGCTGGTCCCCGACTGCCGCGTGCACCGCACCGTGTCGCCGACCACCTCCTGCCACTCGCCGCCGCGGTTCTCCCACGAGCGGCGGACGGCGCGCAGCTCCAGCGTGCGCCCGGAGACGGTGTTCCCGTCGAGATCGACGGCAATCGCGTCCACGTCGATCGAATCCCCCGCGTTCAGCCACGCGCGCCGGGGACGGAGGCCGACGTAGATGGCGGCGGGGTGCACGAGCATCGACGCGTCGGCCGACCAGGTCTGGCGGTTCACGTCCGTCACCGTGGCCTGCGCGCGCACCGCGTACGGCCGCGGGGGAACGCCGGCGTCGAAGGAGACGCGCAGCACGTGCTCGCCCGACGGGCCGGTGACGCCGTCCAGCATCTGCACCCGCGCCTGCCCCATCGGCCGGTAGACGCCGCGCAGGAAGGCGGGGGCGGAGCCGAAGGCCCACTCCTCCCACCCCGGCGGGGTGAAGAAGCCGGGCACCGCCGTCACCACCCAGTGCACCGGCGCGGAGGGAAGCGGCCCGCCCGCGAAGTACGCCGCCCGCACGGTGACCTCGGCGCTGCCGCCGATGAAGTGCGGCCCCTCGCTGGCCTGCGCGGTGACGGTGAACTCGGGCCGGCGGAACTCCTGCAGCGTGTACTGCACCGACCCGGTGGTCCCCCGCAGCCCCGGCTCGGGATGCAGCAGCTCCACCTGCACGTACGTCGATCCCAGGTTGCTCCCCGCGGGCGGAGTGAACGAGGCGTCGAAGCCGCCCAGCGCCGTCAGCGCCGACCGTCCCCGCGCCACCTCGTTCCCCTGCCCGTCGTAGGCCAGCCACGCCACGCTGTCCGCCGTACCCGGCCGCATCAGCGACAGCTCGCCCGTCTTCCCCGCGCCCAGCCGGCGCACCCATCCCTTGAAGCGCACCGTCTCGCCCGGCCGGTACAGCCCGCGGTCGGTGAAGGTGAACCAGACCGCGGTGGGGCTGGGCTCCGTCCTCGCCCAGCTGCCGTAGCCGCTCATCCCCGGCGCCAGGAACGCCGCGTCGTCGCCGCGGCGGACGATCAGCAGCGGCTTCTGCGCGCCGCTCGCGGGGAGCGGCAGGGTGGCCGCGCCGCGCGCGTCCGTCGTCGCCGCCGCGTCGGCCGGGGCGATCCGCACCGCCGCGCCGGCGACGGGGGCGCCGTCGACCAGCGACGTGGCCCAGACGGTCATGTCCGCGTTGTCGCTCATCGCGGCGATGCCGATCTTCGTGGCCTGCACCCAGGTGTAGACCGCCTGGTTCCGCTCCCAGTCGCTGTTCCCCTCCACCGCCTCGACGGCCACGACCGCGTTCCCCACCCCGTTCGTGAGCGCGGGGGTGACGTCGATGCGCACCTCGCGCGACTCGCCCGGGTCGGTCTCGACGGTGATGATGCGGTCCACCACCGGCGTTCCCGGCAGCGAGCGGCGCCCCCGGTCGTCGCGCGTCTGCCCGGGCTGGAACTCGTACCAGTCCTCCGGCCGCACGCGATGGATGCGGAGGTGGAGCCGCCGGTGGGTCATCACCGTCAGCGAGACGCCGGGGGTGGCGAGGGGGTCGGGGACCACGATCCCCGACGGCCCGGAGAGGAAGGCGGAGGGGACGCCCACCTCGAAGCGGATCGGGCGCGTCCCCCCCAGCGTCTGCCCGAATACGTCGCGGATGGCGGGATCGAGGCGCACGGTGTAGCGCGTGTTCGCCTGCGTCTCGCCGGTGATGACGATGGTCGATCCCGACGCCCACGCCTGCATCCCCGGGATCGCGGGGGTGACGGTGACCATCGACGGGCGGAACGCCGCCTCGTCGAGGGGATTCGTCATCTCCACGTAGAACGCCTCGCCCGGCCGGCTGCCGCCGTTCTCGCCGTCGACCTTCAGCGGGCCGTAGGTGTGGAACTCCCAGTACTGCGCCCGCTCGCTCGGCCGCGGCCCCTCGGCGGAGGGGACGCGCGGACCGACGGTGACCGTGACCGCGGCGTTGCGCGGGAGCGGGTCGACGGCGCGAAACGCCAGCCACCGCCCCGGCTCCTGGCTGTCGAGCACCTCCTTGAGCCCGCTGGAGTCGGCCGCGATCTCCTGCGCCGTGGCCATCCGCACCGGCCGCGGCCGCCCGTTCGCGCGCAGCACGATCGTCCGCAGCACCGCCGCGGGGTCGATGCGCTGGTCGAAGGCCACCGCCATCACCGGCGTCAGCCCCTCCGACTCGCTCTGCGGCAGCGCGCCGATCGCCTTCGCCGGGGTGGTGGAGAAGGTCCACCGCACCGGCTCGGCCAGCGGCAGGCCGGACGTCCCCCGCGCGCCGGCGGGGACCTCCACCGTGTAGGTGGTGGCCATCGGCAGCCGTCCGCCCGGCTCGAACTTGAGCGTGCGCACGTCGATCCACCGCCACCGCCCCGCCGGCTGCGGGGTGATGCGCGCGGGCACGGCCTGCGCGGCCACGTCGCCGACGGAGCCCAGCGGCACCATCGGCTGCGAGAAGGTGATGGTGACCTCGGCGCCGGTCGTCACCTCGCCCTCGGGCGCGCGGCGGATCACCCCCAGCGCCGCGGCCGGCTGCGCGCCGGGGCGGACCGGGCGGCCGACCGTGGCCGTGTCGCGCGGGGGAAACGGCTCGGCCACCGTCCGCCCCGTGCGCGGCGGCGCCAGCGTCTGCGCGGGGAAGAAGAACGAGTCCGCCGGCGTCGCCGGGGCCGTGAGCGGGCCCAGGCGCGCGAGCAGGCGCTGCGACTCGGCGGAGGTCAGCAGCCGGCCGGTGGCCGCGCGCGGGCGCGCGGCGGCGTCGGCGGCCATCAGCGCCGACTGCAGCCGGAAGCGCAGCCCCGACGAGTCGGCCATCACCACTCCGGGCGGGGGCGCGTAGCGCGCGTAGAGCGCGGGGATGGGCTCCGGGCGCTGCGGCTGCTGCGCGCCGGCCGCGGAGGGGAGCGCCGCGGCCGCCAGCAGCGTGGCCGCGAGGGTGGAACGATGGATCGAAGGCATGGAGGGTGGGTTCCGGGTCACGGCAAGCGCCGGGGGAGAGGCGGGTCTCCCCCGGCGCGTCGGGGAGGGGTTCTACGATTCAGCTCACACGTTGCAGCGCTCGGCCATGCGCACGGCCATCCCCTGGAACACGCGCACGGTGGAAGGGCCGATGGAGGCGCGGCGGTAGGTGCCGCGCGGCTGCTGCACCACCATCAGCCGCGAGCGCACGCCGATCACCGCGTTGGCGCGCAGCTGCCAGGCCGACCACTGCAGCTGCTCCATGGAGATGCCCTGCACCTCGGTCAGCCGCTTCATCCCGCATTTCGGCGCCTGCCCCACGTAATAGACGGCCACCTGGGTGGGCTCGGCCACCCCCCCGGCGGCCAGCGCCTCGTCGCCGGCGCTGGGCGCGGATGCACAGGCCACGAGCGGCGCCGCGGCCAGCACGGCGAGAGTGGAGTGGTGCTTCATCTGCACCTCCTGGCGGGGGATGACGCGGCGGATCGCCGGCGTGCTTCAGGAGAGGAAGCGCGCCCGGACGTCCGGGGGTGGAAGCATGCATGCTTCGGTCCGCCCGAAAAACCGGTAGCGGTTGCGGGCCACGCGGTCGTAGACTAAGTCGGCCACCACGCGGGGGATCGCCGCCAGCGGCCAGAGGACCGGCCACGGTGCGTCCATCCGCCGCGCGATGCGCAGCGCCGCGCGCGACCTGGTGTAGGCGCGCCCGCCCTCGACCAGCACGACGGTGTCCATCTCGCCGGTCGGCAGCCCGTGCCGCTCCAGCAACGCGCGTCCGGCGTCCGACTGCAGCGCGGCGAAGCGGAAGCGCCCGCGGCGGTCGTGGCGCAGGATCAGCTGCACCGAGCGGTTGCACAGCCCGCAGGTGCCGTCGTACAGCACCAGCGGTCCGTCCACCTCCGGCACGCGCGGCTCGGTCATCGCCTCGCTCCGCTACGATCGTTCGTCACCACGACAATCTACCCACCGCCACCCCGATTGTCCCGCACCACGTTTCGCCGCCATGGGAGAACGGAGGGTGAAAGATGATTCTGACGCACTCTCGTCCGGCGGTGTCGCCAACGGCCCGCATCGACCGCCAGCCAGGACGTGGAGATTCCTCAGCGACGATCCATCCGCGCGGCGACAGTGTCCGTCCGCTGGCGCATAAGTAGCGCATCTGCAACGGGTTGAGGCTCTCCTGAAGTCTTGACGACCTGCTCGGAGATGCGCATCGTTCCGCACGAACCTTTCATCCCCACGCCGGACGAGACGCCATGGCGACGCTCGCTCACCCTCGCACGGACGGCTTCGGCCGGCGCGACATCTCCGCAGAATCCGCGGCGGTGCTCGACCGGGCGATGCGCGTCGCCCGGAGCCATGTCCGGCCGCGGCGCGGCGTCGCGCGGCTGCTGCTGGGGCGGCGCGCCTCGGCCGCGGCGCTGATCCGCCGCTACCGGCTGCGTGGTGCCATCCTCGCGGCGTATGAGCGGATTGCGCGCGAGCTCGGCCCGCCGCGCGTCGAGATCACCGCCGAAGAGAGCGCCGGCGAGGTGTACGTGGCGATGGACTGCTGGACCGACGAGCCGGACGTCGACCGCGTGATCGACGTCGAGGACGCCGTCCAGCGGCAGGTACACGCCGAGCTGGGCGACAGGCGCTGGCTGCGACTTCTCGTCACCATCAACCCCGGCCCTGCCCGATTCTCCACGTGACCTTCGACGCCGAGCTCTGGCTGCAGGTGGCGGAGGTCTGCTGCATCCCCATCCCCGAGGTGGATCGCGAGGCGCTCCTCCGCACCGCCGTCAACCGCGCGTACTTCGCCGCGCTGCTGTCCGTCAAGCTGCGGATCGAGGCGG is a genomic window containing:
- a CDS encoding thiol-disulfide oxidoreductase DCC family protein → MTEPRVPEVDGPLVLYDGTCGLCNRSVQLILRHDRRGRFRFAALQSDAGRALLERHGLPTGEMDTVVLVEGGRAYTRSRAALRIARRMDAPWPVLWPLAAIPRVVADLVYDRVARNRYRFFGRTEACMLPPPDVRARFLS